The following coding sequences lie in one Lolium perenne isolate Kyuss_39 chromosome 2, Kyuss_2.0, whole genome shotgun sequence genomic window:
- the LOC127335731 gene encoding probable ascorbate-specific transmembrane electron transporter 2, which yields MAGALGVKATPFTYAAHVLAAAAAVMVLVWCIHFRGGLAFEAVNKNLIFNVHPVLMLIGYIILGSEAIMIYKSFPGLKHDTAKLIHLTLHAIAIVLGAVGIYCAFKNHNESGIANLYSLHSWLGIGAISLYGIQWIFGFVTFFFPGAAPDLRRGALPWHALFGLFVYILTLATAQLGFLEKLTFLESSGLDKYGTEAILVNCTALVVVLFGATVVVAAVAPAAKVEEPEGYAPIPVIG from the exons ATGGCAGGCGCGTTGGGCGTGAAGGCGACGCCGTTCACGTATGCGGCGCACGTcctggccgcggcggcggcggtcatgGTGCTCGTCTGGTGCATCCACTTCCGCGGCGGCCTCGCCTTCGAGGCCGTCAACAAGAACCTCATCTTCAAC GTTCACCCTGTTCTTATGCTGATTGGGTACATTATCCTTGGTAGTGAAG CCATAATGATCTACAAGTCGTTCCCGGGACTGAAGCACGACACAGCCAAGCTGATTCACCTGACCCTCCACGCCATCGCCATCGTTCTCGGCGCCGTCGGGATCTACTGCGCCTTCAAGAACCACAACGAGAGCGGGATCGCCAACCTCTACAGCCTGCACTCCTGGCTCGGGATCGGAGCCATTTCCCTCTACGGGATTCAG TGGATATTCGGGTTCGTGACCTTCTTCTTCCCCGGCGCGGCGCCGGACCTGAGGCGTGGGGCTCTGCCGTGGCACGCGTTGTTCGGGCTCTTCGTCTACATCCTGACGCTGGCGACGGCGCAGCTCGGGTTCCTGGAGAAGCTGACGTTCCTCGAGAGCTCCGGCCTCGACAAGTACGGCACGGAGGCGATCCTGGTCAACTGCACGGCCCTCGTCGTCGTGCTGTTCGGTGCCACCGTGGTCGTCGCCGCCGTTGCTCCCGCGGCTAAGGTGGAAGAACCGGAGGGTTATGCGCCGATTCCCGTGATCGGTTAG